Proteins encoded in a region of the Elaeis guineensis isolate ETL-2024a chromosome 7, EG11, whole genome shotgun sequence genome:
- the LOC105048788 gene encoding uncharacterized protein yields MRLSLEVARKFFDLQDMLGFDKASKTVQWLLTMSKSAIKDLAAASRPRARPFSHESPKNDSSTSECEDVSTVSDHKGKPSDVAATSGEAKRPRAKRAAVRASRKEAFSPTIARETRAKARARARERTREKKRMSSEMLKEGGRVNQWASSSLPFDTVEEESGCHDLKSSLDLVAEVEERCSSTPHQCDNHVDKQAQDVPLAAGSVPISILDYGHSIVGINDTVGIFQEQWDVERVLLQADVQFHSRPWEAFNNSPIA; encoded by the coding sequence ATGAGACTCTCCCTGGAGGTGGCCCGCAAGTTCTTTGACCTCCAGGACATGCTTGGCTTTGACAAGGCCAGCAAGACGGTCCAATGGCTCCTGACCATGTCCAAATCAGCCATTAAGGACCTCGCCGCCGCCTCCCGACCCCGAGCCCGTCCCTTCAGCCATGAAAGCCCCAAGAATGACTCATCCACGTCCGAGTGCGAGGATGTCTCCACTGTCTCCGACCACAAGGGCAAGCCTTCAGATGTGGCAGCTACTTCTGGTGAAGCAAAGAGGCCGAGGGCGAAAAGAGCTGCCGTTAGGGCCTCAAGGAAAGAAGCATTCAGTCCGACAATAGCTAGAGAAACTAGGGCCAAGGCAAGGGCTAGGGCTAGGGAGAGGACAAGAGAGAAAAAACGGATGAGCAGCGAAATGCTGAAGGAGGGTGGTAGAGTGAACCAGTGGGCATCCTCCTCACTCCCCTTTGACACTGTTGAGGAGGAATCCGGTTGTCACGACCTGAAGTCATCGCTAGACTTGGTGGCTGAAGTGGAAGAGAGATGCTCTTCCACGCCACATCAGTGCGACAACCATGTGGATAAGCAAGCCCAAGATGTCCCATTGGCGGCTGGATCAGTCCCAATTTCTATCTTGGACTATGGCCACAGCATCGTGGGCATCAACGACACGGTTGGCATCTTCCAAGAGCAATGGGATGTGGAAAGAGTCCTACTGCAGGCTGATGTACAGTTTCACTCCAGGCCATGGGAGGCTTTCAACAACAGTCCCATCGCCTGA